One part of the Sphingobacterium sp. LZ7M1 genome encodes these proteins:
- a CDS encoding response regulator transcription factor has translation MEESIPFKPINLLIVEDQQIIVDGLIMILSGHPKFGEINACTDTKELLHAIDTYKPDVILMDFNMPHMDGMQCIEVVLESNPDQKILMLTGYDDTELIREALRKGALGYVLKNIAKDELIKAIVAVNERKRHLDQQVQNKVVEAFLMNEEHNKVEQTTNKDAFNLSNREIEILKLIAEGKPSSKIADQLFISANTVDTHRKNIMAKCGVKKITELITFANKNQLL, from the coding sequence ATGGAAGAAAGTATCCCTTTTAAGCCGATAAACTTGCTTATTGTCGAGGACCAACAGATTATCGTGGATGGCTTGATCATGATCCTCAGCGGACACCCGAAATTTGGCGAAATCAATGCTTGCACAGATACAAAGGAGCTTTTGCATGCCATCGACACCTACAAACCCGATGTCATTTTAATGGACTTCAACATGCCCCATATGGATGGTATGCAATGTATTGAAGTGGTACTGGAAAGCAATCCAGACCAGAAAATACTGATGCTGACTGGTTATGATGACACCGAACTTATTCGTGAAGCGTTACGAAAAGGAGCTTTAGGCTATGTTCTGAAAAACATAGCAAAAGATGAATTGATCAAAGCTATTGTTGCCGTAAATGAAAGGAAGAGACATCTGGACCAACAGGTACAGAACAAGGTCGTTGAAGCATTTTTAATGAATGAGGAGCATAACAAAGTCGAACAAACCACCAATAAAGATGCTTTCAATCTATCGAATCGTGAAATTGAAATCTTGAAATTGATCGCTGAGGGTAAACCGAGCAGCAAGATAGCCGATCAACTCTTTATCAGTGCCAATACCGTAGATACCCACCGAAAAAACATCATGGCAAAATGTGGGGTCAAGAAAATAACAGAACTGATCACCTTTGCCAATAAGAATCAACTTCTTTAG
- a CDS encoding Gfo/Idh/MocA family protein, which translates to MKRKDFLKSAGVLAASTLLFRTEAFANQNTPLRIGLIGTNGMGWSNLNAILKIDNVTCTALCDVDENVLNKRSSELEQKNIKVKKYIEYKDLLKDPNVDAVIVGTPDHWHCMMMVDAVKAGKHVYVEKPLGNSIKECEVMLAADKKYDKIVQVGQWQRSQQHFRDAMDFVHSGKLGKIRSVKAWAYQGWMKSIPVKPDSAPPAGVHYDKWLGPATKRPFNPNRFHFDFRWFWDYAGGLMTDWGVHMLDFALIGMKVSNPNSIMATGGKFAYPDDAAETPDSLTTVFAFDDFYLQWEQATGIDLGPYGKDHGVSFIGNNGTLVVNRGGWEVIPEKGRMEAVPHQPSKDNGLEKHMENFVTAIRTKDKSILHAPVEAGAHIAILSQMGNIAYRTGKKLYWDKDKAKFTDEEANGYLAAKYNNGYQIPKV; encoded by the coding sequence ATGAAAAGAAAAGATTTTCTCAAGAGTGCCGGCGTGCTCGCCGCCTCGACTTTGCTTTTTAGAACGGAAGCTTTCGCTAATCAGAATACCCCTTTGCGTATAGGTTTAATCGGTACAAACGGCATGGGTTGGTCCAATCTGAATGCGATATTAAAAATAGATAATGTTACCTGTACTGCTTTATGTGATGTCGATGAAAATGTGCTGAACAAAAGATCCTCGGAACTGGAACAAAAAAACATCAAGGTCAAAAAATATATTGAATATAAGGATCTATTGAAAGATCCTAATGTAGACGCTGTCATCGTTGGAACGCCCGATCATTGGCATTGCATGATGATGGTCGATGCAGTAAAGGCAGGTAAGCATGTGTACGTGGAGAAGCCTTTGGGGAATTCCATCAAAGAGTGTGAAGTGATGTTGGCAGCGGACAAAAAGTACGATAAGATTGTACAGGTAGGACAATGGCAACGTAGTCAGCAGCACTTTAGAGATGCGATGGACTTTGTGCACAGTGGCAAATTAGGGAAAATTAGGTCTGTCAAGGCTTGGGCTTATCAGGGTTGGATGAAGAGTATCCCTGTAAAGCCAGATTCTGCTCCTCCAGCTGGAGTGCACTATGATAAATGGTTAGGACCGGCAACAAAGCGGCCTTTCAATCCTAATCGCTTCCATTTTGATTTCAGGTGGTTCTGGGATTATGCAGGTGGCCTGATGACTGATTGGGGGGTGCATATGTTGGACTTTGCCTTGATCGGCATGAAAGTGTCTAACCCTAACTCCATCATGGCAACAGGCGGTAAGTTTGCTTATCCAGATGATGCCGCTGAAACACCGGACTCCCTAACTACTGTATTCGCATTTGACGACTTTTACCTGCAATGGGAACAAGCGACAGGTATTGATTTAGGTCCTTATGGAAAAGATCATGGCGTTTCGTTTATCGGGAACAATGGTACCTTGGTGGTGAATAGAGGTGGCTGGGAAGTCATTCCGGAGAAAGGTAGGATGGAAGCTGTTCCACATCAACCTTCAAAAGATAATGGTTTGGAGAAACATATGGAGAACTTTGTGACCGCAATCCGCACAAAAGACAAGAGCATCTTACATGCTCCTGTGGAAGCTGGAGCTCATATTGCTATCTTGTCCCAAATGGGGAATATTGCCTACAGAACTGGTAAGAAGCTCTATTGGGATAAGGATAAGGCGAAATTTACGGATGAAGAAGCGAATGGCTATCTAGCAGCGAAATACAATAACGGGTATCAAATCCCGAAGGTATAG
- a CDS encoding ABC transporter permease, which produces MNWSYIKIAWRNISKKKLQNIINLIGLICGITFIMIVGAYIWDAKQVNAHLKNKDQQYLLQSSYKKEGLGLDITTLGALPKALAEEYPQLVKNYYRLDGLTCIVSNGTDKFEEGASLGDPSLLAMFGFELHAGDINTALKDPFSLVITEAAAMKYFGRTDALGEQLSIRNFNGEKHDFMVTGIIKPSYQNSVLELTPALRSDFFLPIASEKYFGRDIDNWENPYIIGFLELQQNVSPGQLTTAIKTLVSKHTDKTFADNYSPDLKPLKSYYLESNDGAIQKMIDILLYIAGFILLMAIINFINFNLGQNIGRLKEIGIRKIMGAQSNQIASLLLTENVILLCLILLICLPLYILAKPLFENIFMRRLPQLTELPYYFYLGILLFSILIGLISGLFPAIKLSRNSLLNSVKLQFDKVKNKHSIRKALLFLQFTTAIVILTSTIIIARQIHLFVNSDLGYNKEYILTVQTTRDWSPEGVRKTQTIQQELEKLNEIEDISLSYETPNNIVGKAEIALMDKSDEPINSQMIISDSKFADTYQIPMLAGQFFSSNLVDSMAPQEVVINRKAMNVLGYEHADDIIGRNLRINGSNDPIKVVGITENFIPNSMHNPNTAIIWLNVAQNNFYRYFNIRMKPGSISNSIQNIEKNWHFLMPDAPFEYHFMEENIRKMYETELQLYRASISATVITLIIVCLGIIGLVSLSISARSKEVGMRKILGAKLSDLLVLFSKEYYLLFIASVLTAVPISFFMMKKWLTNYEFRIQISAWNYLLPILLLLALLAGLILFILYRNGRGNPIHRLKED; this is translated from the coding sequence ATGAATTGGAGCTATATAAAAATTGCTTGGCGAAATATCAGTAAGAAAAAACTTCAGAACATCATCAATTTAATCGGATTGATCTGTGGCATTACTTTTATCATGATCGTCGGTGCCTATATCTGGGATGCAAAGCAGGTGAATGCACATCTAAAAAACAAGGATCAACAATATCTATTGCAGAGTTCATATAAAAAGGAGGGTTTAGGATTAGACATCACCACTTTGGGTGCACTTCCGAAAGCACTGGCTGAGGAGTATCCTCAACTTGTTAAGAATTACTACAGACTCGACGGGCTGACTTGTATTGTGTCCAATGGTACAGATAAGTTTGAAGAAGGGGCAAGTTTGGGCGACCCAAGCTTATTAGCCATGTTTGGATTTGAGCTCCATGCAGGAGATATCAATACAGCATTAAAAGACCCTTTTTCATTGGTCATAACGGAAGCAGCCGCCATGAAATACTTCGGCCGAACCGATGCCCTTGGTGAACAATTATCCATTAGAAACTTCAATGGGGAAAAGCATGATTTTATGGTAACTGGGATAATCAAACCAAGTTATCAAAACTCAGTCCTTGAATTAACCCCTGCCCTACGCAGTGATTTCTTTCTTCCTATCGCTTCTGAGAAATACTTTGGAAGGGACATTGATAATTGGGAAAATCCATACATCATTGGTTTCTTGGAATTACAGCAAAACGTATCTCCAGGGCAGCTCACTACAGCGATAAAAACCTTAGTCAGCAAACATACTGACAAGACTTTTGCAGACAATTATAGTCCGGATCTAAAACCGCTGAAGTCCTATTACCTGGAAAGCAATGATGGAGCTATTCAAAAAATGATTGATATCCTGCTTTACATTGCTGGGTTCATCCTGTTGATGGCAATCATTAATTTCATCAATTTTAATCTCGGTCAAAATATAGGTCGTTTAAAAGAAATTGGGATCAGGAAAATAATGGGAGCCCAATCCAATCAGATAGCTTCTTTATTGCTAACGGAAAATGTAATTCTCCTGTGTTTGATTTTATTGATCTGCCTACCATTGTATATCCTAGCCAAACCACTTTTTGAAAATATATTCATGCGCAGGCTACCGCAATTAACAGAATTGCCCTATTATTTCTATTTGGGTATTTTGTTGTTTTCGATATTGATCGGGTTAATTTCAGGCCTATTCCCTGCTATCAAACTTTCAAGAAACAGCTTGTTAAATTCAGTAAAGCTTCAGTTTGACAAAGTAAAAAACAAACACAGCATTCGAAAAGCTTTGCTGTTCCTTCAATTTACTACAGCAATAGTCATTTTGACTTCCACTATAATCATTGCCAGACAGATCCACTTATTTGTCAATAGCGATTTGGGATATAATAAAGAATATATCCTCACGGTCCAGACGACTCGAGATTGGAGCCCTGAAGGTGTTCGGAAAACCCAAACTATCCAGCAGGAATTGGAAAAGCTGAATGAAATTGAAGATATCAGCTTATCCTATGAAACCCCAAATAATATAGTTGGGAAGGCAGAAATTGCATTGATGGACAAGTCTGATGAACCAATCAATTCTCAAATGATTATTTCAGATTCCAAATTTGCTGACACCTATCAAATCCCGATGCTGGCAGGTCAATTCTTTAGCTCCAACCTGGTAGATTCCATGGCCCCTCAAGAGGTGGTAATCAATCGAAAAGCGATGAATGTTTTAGGGTATGAGCATGCTGATGATATAATCGGCCGGAATTTAAGAATCAATGGATCAAATGACCCGATAAAAGTCGTTGGGATTACTGAAAACTTCATTCCCAACTCCATGCACAATCCAAATACTGCAATTATCTGGCTGAATGTGGCCCAGAATAATTTTTATCGCTATTTCAATATCCGAATGAAACCAGGTTCCATTTCAAATTCTATTCAAAACATTGAGAAGAATTGGCATTTCCTAATGCCCGATGCTCCATTTGAATACCATTTCATGGAAGAAAATATCCGGAAAATGTATGAAACCGAACTGCAGTTGTACAGAGCTTCAATTTCAGCTACAGTTATTACTTTAATTATCGTTTGCTTAGGCATTATCGGTTTGGTCTCCTTATCAATCAGTGCGAGAAGTAAGGAAGTAGGCATGCGAAAAATATTGGGCGCAAAACTATCAGATCTGCTGGTCTTATTTTCAAAAGAATATTACCTGTTGTTTATAGCATCTGTCCTGACGGCAGTTCCTATCAGTTTCTTTATGATGAAGAAATGGTTAACCAATTACGAATTTAGAATTCAGATTTCTGCCTGGAACTACCTATTACCAATCCTTCTGCTTTTGGCATTATTGGCTGGATTAATCCTCTTCATCTTATATAGAAACGGAAGAGGTAATCCTATCCATAGGTTGAAGGAAGATTAA
- a CDS encoding SusD/RagB family nutrient-binding outer membrane lipoprotein yields MKTLKSYYKLSGILLSSLFLTMSCTKDFTELNTNPAGVTDEEAMGDFALVASFLAQGQRAILSENVGEYQVSNNLTSDAYGGYFGAEAPFVGNANNLTYSLVPGWYSSLWVDRYIRAMNPLSRVELLTRNDEKMKDIFAFAKILKVSAMHRTSDKVGPIIYSKYNAPDENDQIHYDNQQDAYKNFFKDLDTATTILKTYKGKEVSAAMKKSDLAYTDNNYDRWLRIANTLRLRLALRIAFKDAALAKTEGEKALNPENGGLLEATADNCFIKLSTDHPLNIITTTWSDTRMHASIETFLGGYKDPRLGKLFQPATDPAVKGQFKGIRTGIDIDAKSRYDNYSKLQPLPNKMQLMVSSESWFLKAEAALRGWSNAGNAKTNYETGIERSFEMYGLSAQATAYKNNATDKPMPYIDPKAIKAGQNDIKAGSPYLSTISIAWNEGDSKDRKLERIITQKWISMFPDGDEAWAEYRRSGYPILFPVVVNYSNNTIPTVPGIRRMPYPEREYNSNSAAVNEAVKMLGGPDNGGTRLWWDVENKKL; encoded by the coding sequence ATGAAGACATTAAAATCATATTATAAACTGTCAGGAATATTATTGAGCAGCCTTTTCCTGACGATGAGCTGCACCAAAGACTTTACGGAATTAAACACGAACCCTGCTGGGGTAACGGATGAAGAAGCCATGGGAGACTTTGCCTTGGTCGCTTCATTCCTTGCACAAGGACAACGAGCTATTCTTTCTGAAAATGTAGGTGAGTATCAAGTTTCAAACAACTTGACCAGCGATGCCTATGGCGGCTATTTTGGGGCTGAGGCGCCCTTTGTTGGGAATGCCAACAACCTGACCTATAGTTTAGTGCCAGGTTGGTATTCTTCCTTATGGGTTGACCGGTATATCCGAGCGATGAATCCCTTATCGAGAGTAGAGTTACTGACCAGGAACGACGAAAAAATGAAAGACATTTTTGCCTTTGCCAAAATATTGAAAGTGTCTGCCATGCATCGTACCTCCGATAAGGTTGGACCTATCATCTACAGTAAATACAATGCGCCAGATGAGAATGATCAGATCCATTATGACAATCAGCAGGATGCCTATAAAAACTTTTTTAAAGATCTGGATACCGCTACGACAATACTAAAAACTTACAAAGGCAAAGAGGTGTCTGCGGCCATGAAAAAGTCTGACTTGGCTTACACAGATAATAATTACGATCGCTGGTTGCGAATTGCCAACACCCTACGATTAAGACTTGCGCTTCGTATCGCATTCAAGGATGCTGCATTGGCTAAAACTGAAGGTGAAAAAGCCTTGAACCCTGAAAACGGAGGTTTATTGGAAGCCACAGCAGATAACTGCTTTATCAAATTAAGTACGGACCATCCATTGAACATCATTACTACGACATGGAGTGATACACGGATGCATGCCAGCATAGAAACATTTCTGGGCGGTTATAAAGACCCGCGTCTAGGAAAATTGTTCCAACCTGCTACGGACCCAGCGGTCAAAGGACAATTTAAAGGGATCCGTACCGGAATTGACATAGATGCAAAGAGCCGATATGATAACTATTCAAAATTACAGCCATTACCAAATAAGATGCAACTAATGGTATCCTCTGAGAGTTGGTTCTTAAAGGCAGAAGCGGCATTGAGAGGCTGGAGCAATGCAGGCAATGCCAAAACCAACTATGAAACTGGGATTGAAAGATCATTTGAAATGTACGGTTTGAGCGCACAGGCAACAGCTTACAAAAACAATGCTACCGACAAACCTATGCCTTACATCGATCCAAAAGCAATCAAGGCCGGACAGAACGATATCAAGGCTGGCTCTCCATATTTGAGCACCATCAGCATTGCTTGGAATGAAGGCGATAGCAAGGACAGGAAATTGGAAAGGATCATTACACAGAAATGGATTTCCATGTTCCCTGACGGAGATGAAGCTTGGGCAGAGTACCGCCGTTCGGGATATCCGATCTTGTTCCCAGTGGTGGTCAACTACAGTAACAACACGATCCCAACAGTCCCAGGAATAAGAAGGATGCCGTATCCGGAAAGAGAATACAACAGCAATAGTGCAGCAGTAAATGAGGCCGTGAAAATGTTGGGAGGGCCAGACAATGGCGGAACTCGGTTATGGTGGGATGTAGAAAACAAGAAATTATAG
- a CDS encoding SusC/RagA family TonB-linked outer membrane protein, which yields MYKTLTHLFLWLFAIQLSYGQDRTVKGNVVDEQTKSPIVGATVRLDASKKATQTDDSGAFSLEIPAGAVNLTISVLGYNTVKQAITATDSVISISMTAQTARIDDVVVTALGVQRKSKSLTYSTQTVKGEDLTKVKDANPMNNLTGKVSGMQINRSSSGIGGSVNIVLRGFKSNRNNQPLYVIDGLPITNTGGSGSEGAFGGGPDRGDILSTLNADDILSINVLKGASASALYGSQGANGAIMITTKKGAEGNLKIDVSSSITADQAFYLPKLQYRYGQTTEGSEESWGEKGSFQDPVDGFYNTGTTLINTVSLSGGTEKMQNYFSYGNTTNKGILPTNSFNQHSATFRNSTNFFDNKLTFDGSMMYSRQDIHNRPTSGLYFSPIAGLYLFPRGLDFDKYKNNYEYLSPTRNLYLQDWWNINADAGLTGTHHSQNPFWVLNRNPTFQLRDNIIAQGQLKYTINDWLSVSARGTLNKRWDKWERHVYAGTQGVLSGEKIEGVLDDNGRYTRDQTESTALYGDLLFIGNKTFAEDWDLNFTAGTSINDTRSTGWNLDQLKLAVANKFLLSNIYRDAPINVLNESISRRQLQSVFASTNLGYKDRIFLDLTARNDWASTLANTPQEKKGYFYWSAGLSAVLSDMIKMPSFITYSKLRLTMAEVGNDVGIYSTIPTNSLATGILNANVSGPYQGLPLRPEISRSYEVGYEGRFWNDRINFDLALYKTNTKDQYFSYEAPVGQVFTTVFLNAGNVQNKGIEAALGVDAIKKDNFSWNTSVNFTANRNKILELAPKLGERYSVGGNFNVLRLNGSFGDFWARTFLRDENGVMVVDDTGRPQIGPEGYIGNNNPKSIVGWNNTINYGKFGLSFTIDARFGGQVISVTDGYLNSFGVSEVSAAARDAGGLDIPAVKLDGTPWSGKIPAQAYYSAVGNRDGIIEGQVYDATNIRMREISLSYGLPIKWKGVKSASISLTGRNLFFFRNDAPYDPELNTTTGVGGQGYDSFALPATRSYGLNLKVSF from the coding sequence ATGTATAAAACACTAACCCATCTATTTTTATGGCTATTTGCTATACAATTATCTTATGGACAGGATCGAACAGTAAAAGGAAACGTTGTTGACGAACAGACGAAATCACCTATAGTCGGCGCGACAGTCCGTTTAGACGCCAGTAAAAAGGCAACTCAAACCGATGATTCCGGAGCTTTCAGTTTAGAAATTCCTGCAGGTGCTGTAAACCTGACCATCAGTGTATTAGGCTATAACACAGTGAAACAGGCTATAACAGCAACAGACTCCGTTATTTCCATTTCCATGACCGCACAGACCGCAAGGATTGATGATGTCGTTGTCACGGCCTTGGGAGTACAGCGAAAATCAAAAAGTTTAACCTACTCTACCCAAACGGTTAAAGGGGAAGACCTGACCAAAGTCAAGGATGCCAATCCGATGAATAACTTGACAGGGAAGGTCTCTGGGATGCAGATCAACCGAAGTTCTTCGGGTATCGGAGGTTCGGTCAATATCGTCCTCCGTGGTTTTAAATCCAACCGGAACAACCAGCCACTTTATGTGATCGATGGTTTGCCGATTACCAATACAGGTGGATCGGGATCTGAAGGAGCTTTTGGTGGCGGGCCAGACCGTGGAGATATCCTGAGTACCCTGAATGCAGATGATATCCTGAGCATCAACGTCTTGAAAGGAGCCTCTGCCTCTGCCCTTTACGGTAGCCAAGGTGCAAATGGTGCCATCATGATCACCACCAAAAAAGGTGCTGAAGGTAATCTGAAAATCGATGTATCCTCAAGCATTACGGCTGACCAAGCTTTCTACCTTCCGAAGTTACAATACCGCTATGGCCAGACAACAGAGGGATCAGAAGAGAGCTGGGGTGAGAAAGGTTCTTTCCAAGATCCTGTAGATGGATTCTATAATACTGGAACAACTTTGATCAATACCGTTTCCTTGAGCGGAGGAACTGAAAAGATGCAGAACTATTTCTCTTATGGCAATACCACCAACAAAGGTATATTGCCAACCAATTCGTTTAATCAGCATTCAGCAACCTTTAGAAATTCCACTAATTTTTTCGATAATAAACTAACCTTCGACGGTAGTATGATGTACTCTAGACAGGATATCCACAACCGTCCAACATCTGGCTTGTACTTTAGCCCGATTGCAGGTCTTTATCTGTTCCCAAGAGGTTTGGATTTTGATAAATACAAAAACAATTATGAGTACCTATCCCCTACGCGGAATCTATACCTGCAGGATTGGTGGAATATCAATGCAGATGCAGGTTTGACGGGTACACACCATTCACAGAATCCATTTTGGGTATTGAACCGCAACCCAACATTCCAATTGCGTGACAATATCATTGCCCAAGGGCAATTGAAATATACCATCAACGATTGGTTATCAGTCAGTGCAAGAGGTACACTGAACAAGCGATGGGATAAATGGGAAAGACATGTCTATGCCGGTACGCAAGGTGTTCTTTCTGGAGAGAAAATAGAAGGTGTTTTAGATGATAATGGTCGATATACCCGTGACCAGACTGAAAGTACCGCTTTATATGGTGATTTACTCTTCATCGGTAACAAAACATTTGCCGAGGATTGGGACCTGAACTTTACAGCTGGAACTTCAATCAATGATACTAGATCCACAGGTTGGAACCTTGATCAGTTAAAACTAGCTGTGGCCAATAAGTTTTTATTGAGCAATATTTACAGGGACGCGCCAATCAATGTATTAAATGAATCCATCAGCAGGCGCCAGTTGCAATCTGTGTTCGCGTCTACCAACTTGGGCTATAAGGACAGGATATTCTTGGATTTAACGGCACGTAACGATTGGGCTTCAACCCTAGCCAATACTCCGCAGGAGAAAAAAGGATACTTCTATTGGTCAGCAGGTTTATCGGCAGTGCTTTCAGACATGATCAAAATGCCAAGTTTTATTACCTACAGTAAATTAAGGTTGACCATGGCGGAAGTAGGAAATGATGTCGGAATTTACAGTACCATCCCGACAAACAGCTTGGCAACCGGTATTTTGAACGCAAATGTTTCAGGACCTTACCAAGGACTACCTTTGCGCCCGGAGATCAGCAGAAGTTATGAAGTGGGCTATGAAGGAAGGTTTTGGAACGACCGCATCAATTTTGATTTGGCCCTTTACAAAACAAACACAAAGGATCAATATTTCTCATACGAAGCCCCAGTTGGACAGGTATTCACGACCGTTTTCCTAAATGCCGGAAATGTACAGAACAAGGGTATTGAAGCAGCCTTGGGTGTTGATGCGATCAAGAAGGATAACTTCAGCTGGAATACGTCTGTGAACTTCACGGCAAACCGCAATAAGATCCTGGAACTGGCACCCAAACTAGGCGAACGTTATTCTGTAGGCGGCAATTTCAATGTGCTTCGTTTAAATGGATCATTTGGAGATTTCTGGGCAAGGACCTTCTTGCGTGATGAGAATGGGGTGATGGTGGTTGATGATACCGGAAGGCCGCAGATTGGACCGGAGGGATATATTGGAAATAACAATCCTAAATCCATAGTTGGCTGGAACAATACCATCAATTACGGAAAATTCGGTTTAAGCTTTACGATAGATGCCCGATTTGGAGGTCAGGTCATCTCAGTGACCGACGGTTATTTGAACTCCTTCGGTGTCAGTGAGGTTAGTGCTGCAGCAAGGGACGCAGGAGGGTTGGATATCCCTGCCGTTAAACTGGACGGTACCCCTTGGTCAGGTAAAATCCCAGCACAGGCCTACTATAGCGCGGTAGGAAACAGAGATGGGATTATCGAAGGCCAGGTGTATGATGCAACAAATATCCGGATGCGTGAGATTTCATTGAGTTATGGTCTTCCTATCAAATGGAAAGGTGTAAAGAGCGCGTCCATATCATTGACAGGCCGAAACTTGTTTTTCTTCCGTAATGACGCACCATACGATCCCGAGCTCAACACCACAACCGGTGTTGGAGGACAGGGCTATGATAGTTTTGCCTTACCTGCTACCCGCAGTTATGGATTGAACCTTAAAGTATCCTTTTAA
- a CDS encoding VOC family protein codes for MLTAACPKLPMRVKTVTKDFYVQQLGFQEIGFANFESYMILKKDDAELHFFIFLDLVPEENYGQVYIRVNHIEELYQELIDRGVNIHPNGSLTEKPWGQKEFAILDPDSNLITFGQAI; via the coding sequence ATGTTAACAGCTGCTTGCCCCAAATTACCCATGCGCGTAAAGACCGTAACCAAAGACTTTTACGTTCAGCAATTAGGTTTTCAAGAAATTGGTTTTGCAAATTTTGAAAGCTATATGATCCTGAAAAAAGATGATGCAGAACTTCATTTCTTTATCTTTTTGGATCTTGTTCCCGAAGAAAATTATGGTCAGGTTTATATCCGTGTGAACCATATCGAAGAGCTTTACCAAGAATTGATTGACCGTGGCGTCAACATTCATCCTAATGGAAGCTTAACGGAAAAACCTTGGGGACAGAAAGAATTCGCTATCCTCGATCCTGACAGTAACCTAATTACCTTTGGGCAAGCTATTTAA
- a CDS encoding aldehyde reductase: MNKSKVLLTGVTGFLGSHTAIELLNRGYQVTGSLRDMKRADAIQHVIAKHTQSINNLSFVQADLLDKGAWLKACENQDFVIHAASPFPRELPKDEHELIIPAKEGTLNVLQAAKHNHVKRVVLVSSISTVVYGKQTDEMDRVFTEEHWTDESDKQDTAPYMRSKTIAEKAAWNFIKEEGKGMELVSILPGAMLGPVLEEDYGTSANIIVKILSGSMPAMPKIGFEIVDVRSVAKLLVDAMELENAAGNRYMASEGHMSMKELAEVLKTHFPDRKISTANLPNFLARIMSIFEPALKPVLLDLGLKRKVDASKAKRELGWKGHSMEKAILDCANSVIELGIVK, translated from the coding sequence ATGAACAAATCAAAAGTATTATTGACAGGAGTGACCGGTTTCTTGGGTTCTCATACAGCTATTGAATTGCTCAACAGAGGATATCAGGTTACAGGGTCTCTACGGGACATGAAACGTGCAGACGCTATACAGCACGTAATCGCCAAACATACCCAGAGTATAAATAACCTATCTTTTGTACAGGCAGACCTGCTCGATAAAGGAGCATGGTTAAAAGCTTGCGAAAATCAGGATTTTGTCATCCATGCAGCTTCTCCATTCCCGCGAGAACTACCTAAGGATGAGCATGAATTAATCATCCCAGCAAAAGAGGGGACATTGAATGTTCTTCAAGCTGCCAAGCATAACCATGTAAAAAGAGTGGTTTTGGTATCCTCCATTTCCACAGTGGTATATGGAAAACAAACTGATGAAATGGACAGGGTTTTTACTGAGGAGCACTGGACCGATGAAAGCGATAAACAGGATACTGCTCCGTATATGAGGAGCAAGACCATTGCTGAAAAAGCTGCATGGAACTTTATCAAAGAAGAAGGCAAGGGGATGGAACTGGTAAGCATTCTTCCGGGTGCCATGTTAGGACCTGTGTTGGAGGAGGATTATGGTACCTCCGCCAATATTATCGTTAAGATCTTATCAGGTAGCATGCCTGCCATGCCAAAAATAGGATTTGAAATAGTTGATGTGCGTTCCGTTGCAAAATTATTGGTAGATGCGATGGAACTGGAAAATGCTGCTGGAAATAGATATATGGCAAGTGAAGGTCACATGTCGATGAAGGAGCTAGCTGAAGTCCTAAAAACCCATTTCCCTGACAGGAAAATCAGTACCGCCAACCTCCCTAATTTTTTGGCTAGAATAATGTCAATTTTTGAACCTGCCTTAAAACCTGTATTATTGGATTTGGGTTTAAAAAGAAAGGTAGATGCTTCCAAAGCCAAAAGGGAATTAGGTTGGAAAGGACATTCGATGGAGAAGGCCATTTTAGATTGTGCAAATAGTGTTATAGAACTAGGAATCGTTAAGTAA